Below is a window of Bacillota bacterium DNA.
CAATTGGATCAAATTAAAAATACTATCGATTATGACATAAAGGATATGGAGTCCGCGATCATACATTTTTCTTCTAATCCAGAGCTTTTGAAAAGCTATGACCAGAAAAATATTGATTTTATATCAGAACAACTTGCAAATTATAAACAAAACTTTCCTTTATCAAAAGAAATATTATATTATAAACACGGGACGGCATTTGTTTTTACATCTGAGGGAATCGTGGATTATAAAGCTTTTGAAGAGCAAAATAACCTTTCAGAACAATTTACGATGACTAATTTTTTCAGTAAATTAAATACCATTACAAGAAGTTATCTGATTTCAATTAAGCAAGGTTATCCGAACAACACAGTTGCTGGGAATCTGATAGCGTATATGCAACCTATTCCCTATCTCGATAATGACCCTAGCGGTACGATGGCGTTTTTAATCGATCGGCAAAAAATCACCGACATTTTTGAAAACTATATTGGCGACTTCAAGGGTTATGCATTTATTTATGACAATTCCCTTTCAACTACATATGTGTACGATAACTATAAGAAGCTTAACATAGATACTGTTTCTATAAAACTTGGAGGGCTAAAAGGAACAGAAGTCGGACAAGTAACAATTGACGGCAAAAAAATGATTACAGTCAGAAAAGTATCAGAAAACCTTGGCTTCAGCTATGTTATCGCAATGCCTTACAATGAGTTTTATAAGCAAGTATGGAAGAGCTTTAGTCTTGTGTCGTGGCTTTCTATTATTTTCATATTTTTACTGATAGGCTTTGCTGTAATGCAGGCTATCAGGAGTTATAAACCAATAAATGCATTATTTCATGAGATGGTAGGGGAGGAAGACGAACCATTTGATGAAGGAACTGATGTTCTTGAACGTATAAGAAACAGCTATAGTAATGTTACCACTAAAAACAGGGAATTGCTTGTCCAGGTGAGTAAGCAAAGCTCTTTTGTTAGAGAACAATTTTTTAAGAATTTACTTCTCGGAAGAGTTAGCATGGATGATAATATCCAGCTTGCCACAAAACGAGCTAATGTTGAATTTTATGGTGAAAAATATTTTGTTGTGGCAGTTCAGCTTAATCAGCAAAGTATAGTCAGCGACAACACAATAGAATATATAAATGAAATTTATCTCAAAAGTGGTAAGGCTTACGGTGTAGAGATGGAAAACGAAGGCAAAATTGCTGTAATTGTTAATCTTACCATTGATGGATCTGAAGAAGATATAAGATATAGTACAGCAAATAGTTTGAAAGAACTGTTTGCCCAGTGCGGATACACAGACATGAGTTTAGGCGTTGGAAACGTTTATGATGACATGCTGAATCTATATGTCTCATATTTTGAAGCGCTTACTGCGGTTGATAATGCAAAGAAAAATAATGAGAATATTTCCTTATTTGTTGGGGATGACGACGCTAATAGTTACATATATCCGGCGACAGAGCGCGCGCTTTTTCAGCAAAGTTTGCTTCATGGCAATGTTGATGCCGCGCTTTCAGCATTAAACAAGATGATTAAAAATGTTGAAGAAAACAGCCCGTCGTTTCTAATGACACGCTGCTTCTGCTTTTACATTATCAACACTATTATAGAAGTTTGTAACAATCTGGAAACAGAGGTTAACGAATCAGAACTTGCGCAGGTGGCGGTTCAGAACAGCTTATCAGAATTCCATGAAAAATTAAGTAATTTGACTCGTGACATATGCTCTAACGTCCGTCAGACAGAAGTTCAGCAATCCAGACAGCGGGCGAATGATCTTATTGAATATGTAAATCAACATTTTTCAGAGTATAACATGTCAATTGAAAACATGGCCAGACACTTTGAACTTTCTGAAAGATATCTCAGGCGCTTTTTTAAAGATGAAACTGGATGTAATTTTATGCAGTACGTTACAATGCTGAGGTTTAACTTTATTAAGAAAAATCTTATTTCAACAGATACACCAGTAAAAGATATCGTTCAATCAGCAGGATATTCTGACGTTGCAAACTTTATTAGAAAATTTAAGTCAATAGAAGGGGTTACACCCGGTCAATTCAGAGAACTGTCTAAGACACTTAAAAGTTAATAAACGGGAGCTGTTATTTAATATACCAGCTCCCGTTTTATTTTTATTCGTAAAATGTAACGAATTTAATCGAATAAAGATCTGATAGCAATCTTGAACCTGATTGATCTCTAAGTACAAGATAACTATAGCCAACGTCTTCTATTACTCCAACTCTGTCAGTAAGTATATTGGTTCCAATTAAGTATTCTACTCTTACTCTTTTCCCTATATTTTTAAGTAGATATGATTGAAGAAATCCGGGATCAAATACCGATGGTACTCCTGGCATTCCAGATATTTCACCAGCTCCTGGGAGTTCACTGGTGCCGGGTGACACTTGAGTGTTATCACTTAAATTTTGATTTTGCATTAAGTCCTGCGGCGGCTGCTGTGACTTGGCTGGAGTGGCCACAACATCGACAGATGAGTCTCTGTAATCTCTTAGATCATCATTGGGAGAATACCTATATTGGGGATAGGAATACTCTGACCTGTTTTGATTATAAGAGTTTATTTTTTCATATTGGCTGCTGATTGACATATAAATCCTCCTAAATTAAGTTTCTTTGTAAAGCGAGGTTGGATTGTAAAAACAATGTTGTGCAATCCTTGTATTAATTACGCCTGTTCCGTTTCGAGGGAAGTAAGTTTCACAGCGGGGGCTAAAAGGATTGTAATACCATAAGGACAGTGGGACATTCCATAACTTATTACCGGACAAGGCCCAGTCTGCAATTGCATAATGTTCATCGGTCGGCGTCATGTTGAAAATATTTTGGGGGTTGTATGCACCGCCGACTTCCGTCATTGAACATGTAAACTGATATGGCTGAAGCAGTACTTTTCTTAAATCGCCCTGGTTTACTCTCATGTATTCTCCATATGGAATATTTACACGATTCATAATTACAGTTGCAACACCTTTTTGACCGATATCTCCTTCACTCTCGGCTTCACATCGAATCATCCTTGCAAGAAGTTCCCTTGCTGAAAGGGGCATATAGATCACCTCTTTTTAACTTCATTACTACTAATATATTCATTTTATTTATAGGTGTTAAAGTTTTAATTTAATAAGTAAAAAATACTAAAATTTTAAAATTATATCTTTGAGTACCATTTTTCTGAAACATATGCTAAAATATAAACGTCTATTATTTTTAGAATACAATATTAGTTATATACTGAGGTGCATGATGAAGGCGTTTTTAAAAAGGGTGACAGTAGCTTTATTAATCTCAACAATACTTTTACCTGTGTGTGCTGCTGCAGATACGGCAGAAGCGATCTGGGGGGTTGTGTCAAGGACTTCTTCAGTAATACTTGCAGGTAGTACGAAACTTGTAAAATCCACGTTGACGCACAGTGATTCTTCAAAAAGACAGGAGGAATTTGCTGTAAGCTATATGCCGGGCGGTGATGAGAGGCCACAGGTTGCATACGGTTACAAGCTTTACGGCTCATCTAATATCGATACGGTTAAAAACTTTCTTACTTCAAACGGAAAAAATGTTATAGCTGGGATGAATGCAGACTATTTTTCAACAAAAACTGGATTGCCTTTAGGCCCTGTTATTACATATGGCGTTATCAGAAGTTCGGATGCAGGGAATGCGGCTATAGGATTTAAGTCGGACGGATCTGCCTTTATTGGCACCCCGGAATTAAAGACAGTTATGAAAACTGAAGACCAGACTATAGAAATCGACCATATAAATAAACTTAGACAACCTTATGCCCTATATCTTTTAACGCCGGATTTCTCAACAAGCACGCATAATTCAACGGCCGGCGTTGACGTAGTTATGACGGTCAATTCAGGCGATCTGACTGTAGGCGGTACAGTTAATGCTACAATTGATGAAATTACGCCTTATAACAGTTCAATTAAAATTCCGGACGGGAAATTTATTTTGACAATAGATGATAACGGACCGGCTGAAAAAAGAGCGCAGCTTCTTGCTTTAAAACCTGGACAAGCAGTAACGATTTCAGTTACTTCGGACGACGAGAGATGGAACAGTGCATGGCAGTCGGTTGGCGGAGGTGAAATGCTCGTCAAAGACGGCGTTGCACAGAGCGGGTTTGATAATACTTATGCACCTCGTACAGCGATAGGCATTAAAGAAAGCGGAGAAGTTATTCTCTATGGTGTTGACGGCAGACAATCGGGATACAGTGACGGATATACTTTGAATCAATTAGCACAGCGCATGGTTTCGCTCGGATGCGTTAATGCCATAAACTTAGATGGCGGCGGGTCTACCGCAGTTTCTGCGCTGTACCCTGGATATACTGATACTTCTATTCTTAATTCGCCGTCGGATGGATCACTTCGTAAGTGCGCAAATTATATTTTTATAGTGAATAATGCACCTAAAACAGGGGAACTTACTCATTTGCATCTTTATCCTTACGATGTCATTGCATTAAGCGGTGCAAGGCAGCATTTTGCAGTAAAAGCTTCAGACAAAGGTTACAATGCGGTAGATGCTCCTGATGCTTTCAACTTTACCTGCGATGAAGGTTTAGGCAGTTTCGGCATGGACGGCACATTTACTGCGGGCAGCCCGGGTGAAGGAACTATCACAGCAGCGATAGATAATGCAAGCGGTACGGCTCATGTTAAAGTAGTTGATGAGGTTACTCAAATTAAAGTTTACAATGAGGCTAAACCCGATACGCCGATCGGCTCGCTAAGTCTTGCGGTCGGTGAATCAGCAAACCTGACAGCAAAATCAAAAGTCGGTATTGTTTCAGCCCTCTCAAGCGACAGCAGTTATAAGTGGGTAGTTGAAGGAAATATTGGAACCATTGACAGCAATGGATTATTTACAGCTTCAAATGCCGACGGGGCAACGGGCAGAATCCGCGTTTCGTATGGGTCTGCTGAAGTGGATATAGACGTAACTGTCGGACATCAGCCGCAGTTGTTATCTACGTTTGAATCCCCCGATTCTGTTATCAAATCGGCTTCTACAGGCGAAACAACGTTTTTTGACGAGAAACGCCTTGAATATGTCCGTTATGGTAAAGGAAGCGGCCGGATAGACTTTGATTTTAATAAATCTCAGG
It encodes the following:
- a CDS encoding AraC family transcriptional regulator, translating into MKKWYKEKMGKRYLFSYLVVSIIPVFLISLIYIIIGVTNFEQETNKSMSLQLDQIKNTIDYDIKDMESAIIHFSSNPELLKSYDQKNIDFISEQLANYKQNFPLSKEILYYKHGTAFVFTSEGIVDYKAFEEQNNLSEQFTMTNFFSKLNTITRSYLISIKQGYPNNTVAGNLIAYMQPIPYLDNDPSGTMAFLIDRQKITDIFENYIGDFKGYAFIYDNSLSTTYVYDNYKKLNIDTVSIKLGGLKGTEVGQVTIDGKKMITVRKVSENLGFSYVIAMPYNEFYKQVWKSFSLVSWLSIIFIFLLIGFAVMQAIRSYKPINALFHEMVGEEDEPFDEGTDVLERIRNSYSNVTTKNRELLVQVSKQSSFVREQFFKNLLLGRVSMDDNIQLATKRANVEFYGEKYFVVAVQLNQQSIVSDNTIEYINEIYLKSGKAYGVEMENEGKIAVIVNLTIDGSEEDIRYSTANSLKELFAQCGYTDMSLGVGNVYDDMLNLYVSYFEALTAVDNAKKNNENISLFVGDDDANSYIYPATERALFQQSLLHGNVDAALSALNKMIKNVEENSPSFLMTRCFCFYIINTIIEVCNNLETEVNESELAQVAVQNSLSEFHEKLSNLTRDICSNVRQTEVQQSRQRANDLIEYVNQHFSEYNMSIENMARHFELSERYLRRFFKDETGCNFMQYVTMLRFNFIKKNLISTDTPVKDIVQSAGYSDVANFIRKFKSIEGVTPGQFRELSKTLKS
- a CDS encoding cell wall hydrolase, which codes for MPLSARELLARMIRCEAESEGDIGQKGVATVIMNRVNIPYGEYMRVNQGDLRKVLLQPYQFTCSMTEVGGAYNPQNIFNMTPTDEHYAIADWALSGNKLWNVPLSLWYYNPFSPRCETYFPRNGTGVINTRIAQHCFYNPTSLYKET
- a CDS encoding phosphodiester glycosidase family protein codes for the protein MKAFLKRVTVALLISTILLPVCAAADTAEAIWGVVSRTSSVILAGSTKLVKSTLTHSDSSKRQEEFAVSYMPGGDERPQVAYGYKLYGSSNIDTVKNFLTSNGKNVIAGMNADYFSTKTGLPLGPVITYGVIRSSDAGNAAIGFKSDGSAFIGTPELKTVMKTEDQTIEIDHINKLRQPYALYLLTPDFSTSTHNSTAGVDVVMTVNSGDLTVGGTVNATIDEITPYNSSIKIPDGKFILTIDDNGPAEKRAQLLALKPGQAVTISVTSDDERWNSAWQSVGGGEMLVKDGVAQSGFDNTYAPRTAIGIKESGEVILYGVDGRQSGYSDGYTLNQLAQRMVSLGCVNAINLDGGGSTAVSALYPGYTDTSILNSPSDGSLRKCANYIFIVNNAPKTGELTHLHLYPYDVIALSGARQHFAVKASDKGYNAVDAPDAFNFTCDEGLGSFGMDGTFTAGSPGEGTITAAIDNASGTAHVKVVDEVTQIKVYNEAKPDTPIGSLSLAVGESANLTAKSKVGIVSALSSDSSYKWVVEGNIGTIDSNGLFTASNADGATGRIRVSYGSAEVDIDVTVGHQPQLLSTFESPDSVIKSASTGETTFFDEKRLEYVRYGKGSGRIDFDFNKSQDAENCVAPVNAPISGSPSYIGMWVYGDGSNHMLSVKTTDASGNDSLIPVALLNDKGWSYSSFALPENTKTIKDIEIKRNTISDISNGCVWLDNIAAVYSADADVSPPSVNDLKVSSANDYVSITANVKDNNNCSVLSKNLTVKCENAEIQYDYDENSGALSIDLSASSNDRIVSIYAQDLYGNLVKKSVTIPAGIVSQAPKPFIDMNGHWAEEYVDYLYGKSVIKGEETEAGSIYRPDSKITRAEFAVIMSNYLGLDVTQYSSVNLPYVDLSSVPSWALPQVKALYGNGIFTGRGIEGGKIIFDPNSPITRAEAMTVIGRTQPRGYAENISFTDTDNIPKFALPFVRSLVGQGAVAGYPDGSIKPNESISRAEAAKILYNLY